GAGCGATGCTGCCCTCCCCACCCTGCACGGTATAAAGCAGTTGGTTCACATTATCGCGCAGCCCATCCAACCCTTGGGTCGAACTGGTAAGGCTTTCGAGCAGTTGGTCGACTTTAGGTGTTTCAGTGGCAATGACCTCCTTGCTCTGTGCAATCAGATCCGAAAGTTCGGAAGTCAATTCAGCGAGATTTTGATCTAATTGCTGAGACAACTGGTGAAAATTTGTAGCACTTGCCTGCAAGTCAGCGATTACCTGTTCTACAGGGGACGTATTACGATTTACCAAATCAAGCACCGCTCGATTAATGTCGCCGATCTGACTACTGATTAGTAAAGTATCACTTTCTAATCTATCCATCAGACGATTAAACCGTTTATAGGTCTGCGCCAAGCGAAAATCGTTTTCCTGTGCGATACGGTTCAGATTTTGTACAGCGTCCTGCGTAGCACCTACTACCTCCGTTAAAGCGCGGCTAGTTTGCTCAATGAGCGCCCCCATTTCCACAACACTTGCGCTAAGGTTCTCCTGATTCGCTTCCATAAACTGGTTCACGGATTCAAGAAATTGTGTGCCTTGTCTAACAATATAGTCCCCTCGTGTAGCGAGTTCCGAAAGGTCAAGCGGATCTGTGCCTATCAGCGGAAGATCCACTGTTTTCAAGTTTGGATTCCCAACGGGACCATTCGTCAAATGAATATACGCTTCGCCGACAAAGCCGATGACTCCCACTTTTACCTGACACCCTTGGCGCAGCCGTTGAAAGGCGTCCTTGACCCGCATCTGAACTTCAACACGGGTTCCGTCTTGATTCAGTTCAACACCCGTGACTTTGCCGACCTGTACACCGGCAAGCTGAACCTTCGCACCAACGCGGAGATCACCAGCATTATTAAAGCTGACACGTACCAGTTCGCCACTCACACTCCAAGGGGAGTTAGCGGCATTCACTATCAAAATCACAAGGAGAACAACACCAATAATGACAACAAGTCCCACCTTGAGCTGCACACTCCACGCCCCCATTAATCACCTCACCTGCAATCGTTAATTTTGATGATGGTTTTCATGAGCAATAAATTGCTGTAAAACCGGGTTATCAATCTTCCAAATTTCATCCGGGGTTCCGTGAGCAATAACTTGACCTTGGTGTATCATTGCCATCCTTGTGCCGACTGAAAAGGCACTCGCCATATCGTGCGTAACAACAACAGAAGTCACTTGGAGCTTCTGATGCAGATCGCGTATGAGTCGGTTGATTTCTAAGGCTGTAATCGGATCTAACCCTGTCGTCGGCTCATCGTATAGTATCACTTCTGGATTGCACGCAATAGCACGGGCGAGTCCGACCCGCTTGCGCATACCCCCACTGAGTTCTGCTGGTCTCAGGTCCTGAGTGCTGTCGAGTTGGACTAAATGCAGCTTTTCGGCAACAATTTCGTCAATTTCACGTTTACTGAGTTTCATGTGCTGGGAAACCATAAACCCAACATTTTCCGCAACAGTCATCGAGTCAAAAAGGGCTGCCGATTGGAAAAGCATGCCGAGCTTTCGACGGGTCCGGTTCAATGCTTTTCGTGTGAACTGGGTGATATCTTCGCCATCAATCCAGATTTGTCCTTGATCCGGTTTCATTAGCCCGGTA
This portion of the Candidatus Poribacteria bacterium genome encodes:
- a CDS encoding ABC transporter ATP-binding protein, with translation MIWIEDLWKNFENKEVLTGLELYIPRGETLVVMGQSGCGKSVLLKMITGLMKPDQGQIWIDGEDITQFTRKALNRTRRKLGMLFQSAALFDSMTVAENVGFMVSQHMKLSKREIDEIVAEKLHLVQLDSTQDLRPAELSGGMRKRVGLARAIACNPEVILYDEPTTGLDPITALEINRLIRDLHQKLQVTSVVVTHDMASAFSVGTRMAMIHQGQVIAHGTPDEIWKIDNPVLQQFIAHENHHQN
- a CDS encoding MCE family protein produces the protein MGAWSVQLKVGLVVIIGVVLLVILIVNAANSPWSVSGELVRVSFNNAGDLRVGAKVQLAGVQVGKVTGVELNQDGTRVEVQMRVKDAFQRLRQGCQVKVGVIGFVGEAYIHLTNGPVGNPNLKTVDLPLIGTDPLDLSELATRGDYIVRQGTQFLESVNQFMEANQENLSASVVEMGALIEQTSRALTEVVGATQDAVQNLNRIAQENDFRLAQTYKRFNRLMDRLESDTLLISSQIGDINRAVLDLVNRNTSPVEQVIADLQASATNFHQLSQQLDQNLAELTSELSDLIAQSKEVIATETPKVDQLLESLTSSTQGLDGLRDNVNQLLYTVQGGEGSIAQLLNEPDALNEMRKTMKTVDETMLAFQDLSRTLDQGSEQIKIPEFGWDYELRYLSLEESLHNELGVLLFPRNKQRYRLGLGTRAEEIKVDFQYGYDFTDHLRGRVGFMRSKVGVGFDVWLLARRLGISLEGTHLTSKNPELGAEVAWRFFRNGQIIIGAEDLTSGNIRYTAGLRFLSKNW